In a single window of the Spodoptera frugiperda isolate SF20-4 chromosome 19, AGI-APGP_CSIRO_Sfru_2.0, whole genome shotgun sequence genome:
- the LOC118281164 gene encoding COMM domain-containing protein 5-like produces MSQQLELLTESPSQWTAVSLLTPEIQKKEIKPFVILALKELEGNPDSRTSSLMNTDKFAAVRAVVRHFSRLRSATKEPWGGEDVKMFLEGLRFSPDCVSEFTTLLCTDKMYENIPTHLRVKPGLLSISWKIDISLCQSTIASENPSPQRAKEIIHRDTHIILILHLTDGQTHMYRLSYDKFHELRYTVASALKSMIVLEKRKCMRKE; encoded by the exons ATGTCACAACAGCTAGAATTATTAACAGAGAGTCCCTCACAATGGACGGCTGTGTCGTTATTAACGCCAGAAATTcaaaaaaaggaaattaaacCTTTTGTTATTC TGGCTCTAAAAGAGTTGGAAGGTAACCCGGACAGCAGGACCTCTAGTTTGATGAACACGGACAAGTTTGCAGCAGTGAGAGCAGTGGTCCGACATTTCTCTAGACTGCGGTCTGCTACTAAAGAACCGTGGGGTGGCGAGGATGTTAAGATGTTTCTGGAAGGATTGAG GTTCTCTCCGGACTGTGTATCGGAGTTCACGACGCTACTGTGCACGGACAAGATGTATGAGAACATACCGACACATCTCCGCGTGAAGCCGGGGCTGCTCAGCATCAGCTGGAAGATCGACATCTCGCTCTG CCAATCAACAATAGCATCGGAAAACCCTTCTCCGCAGCGCGCCAAAGAAATTATTCATCGCGACACgcatataatattaatactgcATCTAACAGACGGACAAACACACATGTACCGTCTATCGTATGATAAGTTCCATGAACTTAGGTACACTGTAGCCAGTGCTTTGAAGAGCATGATAGTGTTAGAGAAAAGGAAATGTATGAGAAAGGAATGA
- the LOC118280985 gene encoding protein LLP homolog, translating into MAKSLRSRWKRKCRAIKRERYAVKELARLKKMLGVKDEEKPETTTDEVMESDQVIFLDAGALKKNAEKKNKKKKEKEIAEEAAEDVEMSSDDENVVVDGDGKKRVFSTKTLKDQNGQYPVWLHKRKIAKLNKTGKKNTKKRSKNKKRKRL; encoded by the coding sequence aTGGCGAAATCACTTAGAAGCCGTTGGAAGCGAAAATGCAGAGCTATAAAGCGGGAACGTTACGCTGTGAAAGAACTAGCGCGACTAAAGAAGATGTTAGGCGTCAAAGATGAAGAAAAACCAGAAACTACCACAGATGAGGTTATGGAATCGGATCAAGTCATTTTCCTCGACGCTGGAGCCTTGAAAAAGAACGCAGAGAAGAAGAACAAGAAGAAAAAGGAGAAGGAAATCGCTGAAGAGGCTGCTGAGGACGTAGAAATGAGCTCGGACGACGAAAATGTAGTGGTCGATGGTGATGGAAAGAAAAGAGTTTTTAGCACGAAAACACTCAAGGATCAGAACGGACAATACCCAGTTTGGCTACACAAGAGAAAGATCGCGAAACTCAACAAAACTGGCAAGAAAAATACTAAGAAACGAtcgaaaaataagaaaaggaaACGGCTTTAA
- the LOC118281204 gene encoding uncharacterized protein LOC118281204: MAFPALRQPKNAKIEEKIRTQVFNEPQNFLIVTLKDGKKLVVSSDAYHGILTAGELYRCVFCETEMVRDVICKERHKASENHRKILEGYPHIDEYKENLLRKLNTPGHYCTVCNVVVMLHYANRHILGHSHRLELDKAKGRALSYKPYY, translated from the exons ATGGCGTTTCCAGCATTAAGACAGCCGAAAAACGCGAAAATCGAAGAGAAGATACGCACCCAAGTTTTTAATGAGCCACAAAATTTTTTGATAGTCACTTTGAAAGATGGGAAAAAGCTTGTGGTCTCCTCTGATGCTTACCATGGCATCCTGACGGCAGGAGAGCTGTATAGATGCGTGTTTTGTGAGACAGAAATGGTGAGAGACGTGATTTGCAAAGAAAGACATAAAGCGTCGGAAAATCATCGAAAGATCCTAGAAGGGTACCCGCATATTGACGAATACAAAGAGAATCTACTTAGAaag ctCAACACCCCGGGTCATTACTGCACCGTATGCAATGTGGTTGTGATGCTGCACTATGCAAACAGACATATACTAGGACATAGCCATCGGCTGGAACTAGACAAGGCTAAGGGCAGAGCTCTGTCTTACAAACcgtattattaa
- the LOC118280898 gene encoding DNA ligase 1 — protein sequence MYNVIAYYFFVVYVCNSKMSAIPIPRKTSRETSYDIDAFIDQLLASRKFDELTEVFADKAAYKIKNLDQPSETQTPTVRTDVDRIIWSKKSHKNTDNEQTDTHTELTSIKLHDDDTNSNETRHQNPIISLKNGEILPNNSLRLKYKYLKRNAKKKNSTDHSKLKKKDSNEEHALDNDKPKDNDDPKETKSEVKEERSEINGSHEKRELYHNDRDQNIKIDRLWDQIEHKGEHGSLEDQNKSEHSHSHSDDDASDGTHPKEEHMGLVRPEFKSKADSANLEHANNTSEETSGESHHGVASDEKSHEANGHTKEITQTQEPTTKGEEKVSNITNNTMLIEHTNDMISAAHFRTQISEEEQAKSDEKERRIRNIPDSQLEKLLKEQSTDEEMEAEKHEKDTQEEESKEREKLEKILNDRLEEEESLRNAEVIHERSERQSHALGKYEDKDVEERKVEEQERELEPPEGNENILERPRAELEEELKEENDRELKQIAAWAAKVPNPRETDKEKWRIQSDKILKETNARMSKMLKDQAKDLEKSANISKSIEAANLERAKKILKEKMKFDEQAKAENEQHKKNEYERLNKLLKAKEQYDTQLKEESILHVKQANERIRSRGKAKKKEDAKKIPEKKEKEDKTHKKEIHVEPMKAKNLETEKEKKKERIQKGKKEEPKKDQKKKKTEKVKKIEPKKQEEKPKASESSDSRAEEESEQITTKEQQIQFRAQQEYQNKLEKEIKEDDESWEESESEAPKPRRLQSQIQRTKPSFNKVNIEPFIDNDYNNRIVEDEADANDEESSREDELMIMSSTTNPIAVRREGNKVYTYVQNPEYAEYHEEYAKAQKEHPYNPTDFLK from the exons ATGTACAATGTGATTGCatattatttct TTGTCGTGTACGTCTGTAACTCAAAGATGTCTGCGATCCCTATACCTCGGAAGACGTCAAGAGAAACATCATACGACATCGATGCATTCATCGATCAACTTCTCGCTTCTAGAAAATTCGACGAGCTAACCGAAGTCTTCGCTGACAAAGCTgcgtacaaaataaaaaatctagatCAGCCGTCAGAAACACAAACACCAACCGTCAGAACAGACGTCGACAGAATTATATGGAGTAAGAAATCCCACAAAAATACCGACAACGAACAGACAGACACACATACTGAGCTTACCAGCATCAAATTACATGATGACGACACAAACAGTAATGAAACCCGACATCAAAACCCTATTATATCTCTCAAGAATGGTGAAATATTGCCCAATAATAGTTTAAgacttaaatacaaatatttaaaaaggaaCGCTAAGAAAAAGAATTCAACTGATCATAGTAAACTTAAAAAGAAAGATAGCAATGAGGAACATGCGTTAGATAATGACAAACCTAAAGATAATGACGATCCTAAAGAAACTAAAAGTGAAGTTAAAGAGGAACGAAGTGAAATAAATGGAAGTCACGAGAAACGTGAACTTTATCACAATGATAgagatcaaaatattaaaattgatcgCTTATGGGACCAAATAGAACACAAAGGTGAACATGGTTCCCTAGAAGACCAAAATAAATCTGAACATTCTCATTCACACTCAGATGACGATGCAAGCGATGGAACTCATCCAAAGGAAGAACATATGGGACTTGTCAGACCAGAATTTAAGAGTAAAGCTGATAGCGCGAATCTTGAACACGCAAATAATACATCAGAGGAAACAAGTGGAGAAAGCCATCATGGCGTCGCTTCAGACGAGAAGAGTCACGAAGCAAACGGTCATACAAAAGAAATTACTCAAACACAAGAGCCTACAACCAAAGGAGAAGAAAAGGTCTCCAATATCACTAATAACACCATGCTAATAGAACATACTAATGATATGATAAGCGCTGCACATTTCAGAACTCAGATTTCAGAAGAAGAACAAGCAAAGAGTGAcgagaaagaaagaagaattaGAAATATACCTGACAGCCAATTGGAGAAGTTACTAAAAGAACAATCAACAGATGAAGAAATGGAAGCAGAAAAACATGAGAAAGACACACAAGAGGAGGAAAGTAAAGAACGCGAGAAGTTGGAAAAAATTCTCAACGATAGGCTAGAGGAAGAAGAGAGTTTAAGGAATGCAGAAGTAATTCATGAGAGAAGCGAACGACAGTCGCATGCACTTGGTAAATATGAGGACAAGGATGTAGAGGAGAGGAAGGTAGAGGAACAAGAAAGAGAATTAGAACCACCAGAAGGTAATGAAAACATCTTAGAGAGACCTAGAGCAGAATTAGAAGAGGAACTAAAAGAGGAAAACGATAGAGAACTAAAACAGATTGCTGCGTGGGCGGCCAAAGTGCCAAACCCCAGGGAGACAGATAAGGAGAAGTGGAGAATACAAtcagacaaaatattaaaagagaCTAACGCGCGTATGAGCAAAATGTTAAAAGACCAAGCGAAAGATCTTGAGAAAAGTGCAAATATATCAAAATCAATTGAAGCGGCAAACTTGGAGAGGGCAAAAAAAATTCTTAAAGAAAAAATGAAGTTCGACGAACAAGCAAAAGCGGAAAATGAACAGCATAAGAAAAATGAATATGAGAGGTTAAACAAACTTCTTAAAGCAAAGGAGCAATATGATACACAATTGAAAGAAGAATCAATATTACACGTAAAACAGGCAAATGAGCGAATAAGAAGTAGAGGAAAGGCTAAAAAGAAAGAAGATGCAAAGAAAATCCCTGAAAAGAAGGAAAAAGAAgacaaaacacataaaaaagaaatccaCGTGGAACCTATGAAAGCAAAAAATTTAGAAACtgagaaagaaaagaaaaaggaaCGGATTCAGAAAGGTAAAAAAGAAGAACCCAAGAAAGatcaaaaaaagaagaaaactgAAAAAGTAAAGAAGATAGAGCCTAAAAAACAAGAAGAGAAACCAAAAGCATCAGAATCTTCAGATTCCAGAGCCGAAGAAGAATCAGAACAGATAACCACTAAAGAACAACAAATACAATTCAGGGCACAGCAAGAATACCAGAATAAGTTAGAAAAAGAGATAAAAGAAGATGATGAGAGCTGGGAAGAGTCTGAATCAGAAGCGCCTAAGCCGAGGCGACTGCAATCGCAAATACAGAGAACCAAACCATCTTTTAACAAAGTTAACATTGAACCATTTATCgataatgattataataatcGCATAGTAGAAGATGAGGCAGACGCAAATGATGAAGAGTCTTCAAGAGAAGATGAATTAATGATAATGTCTTCTACAACTAATCCAATAGCGGTGAGAAGAGAAGGGAATAAAGTTTACACCTATGTACAAAATCCGGAGTACGCTGAATATCATGAGGAGTATGCTAAAGCGCAAAAGGAACACCCATATAATCCAACTGATTTTCTAAAGTag
- the LOC118281191 gene encoding zinc finger protein 64-like — MAESTDTVFIDVASPSQFAMVDTAMTDTTMTNITLTDTTEQPKHDAEIVDPDNPSLVVLTAQPRRIRCPECDRYTAETEEKMLRHIRKKHRGENPFQCYMCDYSTYNKVLFEEHVRIHQGIKPYKCSHCPYRSVSKKNTKKHELIHRPDNPHKCEQCGFIARHVRALRHHVLSHSTETTVEECSMCLMKFNSEQKYNSHRRSRKRCPECKKMFCSRIYQDHLSSIHGVQKTAKKQNSKKAASFKCAICGWEASSKPRILLHLIHHPDQEVDESVVDTLILRELGIMSENKSSD; from the exons ATGGCGGAGTCCACTGACACAGTGTTCATAGATGTAGCATCACCATCACAGTTTGCGATGGTTGACACAGCGATGACTGACACAACGATGACCAACATAACGTTAACTGACACTACGGAACAACCTAAACATGACGCAGAGATTGTAGATCCAGATAa CCCGTCTCTGGTGGTACTGACAGCCCAGCCCCGTCGCATCCGTTGCCCAGAATGTGACCGTTACACAGCGGAGACTGAGGAGAAGATGTTACGACACATCCGCAAGAAGCACCGAGGAGAGAATCCGTTCCAGTGTTACATGTGTGATTATTCCACGTATAATAAAGTACTGTTTGAAGAGCATGTTCGGATACATCAAG GCATAAAACCATACAAATGCAGCCATTGTCCCTACAGAAGCGTTTCAAAGAAGAACACAAAGAAACATGAGTTAATACATAGACCGGACAACCCACATAAATGTGAGCAATGCGGGTTCATAGCTCGACACGTGAGGGCTTTAAGACACCATGTATTGTCACACAGTACTGAGACTACGGTAGAGGAGTGTTCCATGTGTCTTATGAAGTTTAATTCGGAACAGAAGTATAATAGTCATCGGAGGAGTCGGAAGAG ATGTCCGGAATGCAAGAAAATGTTCTGTTCCCGAATATACCAGGATCACCTCTCTTCAATACACGGTGTTCAGAAAACGGCTAAGAAACAGAATAGTAAAAAGGCAGCCTCATTCAAATGTGCTATATGTGGTTGGGAGGCGAGTAGTAAGCCGAGGATACTGCTGCATTTAATACATCACCCGGATCAAGAAGTAGATGAAAGTGTAGTAGATACACTCATTTTAAGGGAATTAGGTATTATGAGTGAAAATAAGAGTAGTGActga